In Paenibacillus xylanilyticus, the genomic window ACCACACCCAATGTGGAATGCTCCTGAATGACTTTGCGCGTGCCAATCTCCGCTGCTTCCTGGAACGGGATCGGCTCTTCGAACCACGGCGTGGAGATCATGCGTGGACCATTTTCATCCTCATAGCCCTTCGCACCCTCCACAGCGTACCCAACACAATCCACCAAACGTACATTAACATCGAGCCCTTCAGCCACTTTGATCTGGACTGCGTTATTCGGTACGAATTTTGGCTCGGTGGTCATAATCGTTTTGCCTGCTGCACTCTGTGGAAGTTCATCCACTGCACGGGCACGATCGGCCTCGCTTGCGATGTTTGGCAGTACGATCGTTTCCATGAATCGTTTAATAAATGTTGATTTCCCCGTCCGGACTGCGCCGACAACCCCGAGATAGATATCCCCTCCGGTCCGCTCAGCTATGTCCTTAAAAATGTCCACTTTCTCCAATGAAATCCCCTCCCTAAATTACTCCGAAGGAAAAATGCTAAAGAGCATCCGCTTCGTTTTTTCAATCAGAAGACTGAAATCCCTGCAACGGTAGAGCCGCCTTTGTGAGTGCCCGGAAGTCGTCCGCCGCCGAACGTTGCATTCTGATGAAACCGGCGAAAGCGGCGTTAACTCGTACATGCAATTGGACTAGTATCATCTTATGTATCCGTATGCAGCAATATGACGCGTTTTTTTGTTTTTTCTCAGGTCTTCAGCGCCGGGAAGTTGCTCCGCTCTCGGACTGCGCGTCATTATTTCAATCTACTTTATGAACACCAGGTCGCAATTATGCTGGTTTCATTCATTTCTATTTGGGGTACCGGACACTTGGAGTTAGAGGTATACTGTGAAGGCAACATCGTTTTAGAGCCGAGCTGAGTTCGATTGAAAACGAGATGAGAAAGGTGAGATGAGCATGGCACAGATTAAAGTATTCGGTATTCGTGAGCAGTTAAATCCAATGAAAGTACAGCTTTCTACCGTGATTCATTCCGTTCTGATGGATGTGCTGGGACTGCCAGAGAACAAAAAATTTCAACGTTACTTCCCCATGGATGCAGAGGACTTTCAATACCCGCCAGATCGATCAGAAGCATACACTATTGTTGAAATCAGCATGTTCGAAGGAAGATCTATGGAAACAAAAAAAGATTTAATCCAGCAATTATATAAACAAATACATGAAAAACTCCTGTTGTCTGTCCAGGATTTGGAGATCACCATTTTCGAGACACCACGTGCTCACTGGGGCATTCGTGGATTGCCAGGCGATGAACTTGAGTTGAACTACAACGTTGAGGTCTGAGGTATTACCTAATCCGGTTATTTGAAGCTCCTGAGAACATAACGCAACAATAAAAAGAGATACTCCTTGATGAGAAGTATCTCTTTTTTGGTGCATTTCATCTATGGTTTGTCTTGTGCCACTGGGGCATTATTCTGCCACGTATAACTGACCGATTTTACAGGAACGAAATAGGAGTGCTCCAGCAAATACTCGCGCACATCATCCTCCTCTACAGGAGAACGATCCGATTTTTCTACCGCCTGCATGATATCGAAGGCATAATCTACGTACACCTTACCTTCACCGTCCATGATAAATGGTAACTCCTGACCCGAATATACACTGTTCAGTGTAACCTCTGTAGCACCCGCCTGAGCGGCTTGTTTCATATCTACAGCATACAGGCCGGTGTACAATTCCTCCCCGGCGGGCAGTTTGCCGTTATGTACTGATTTATACTGGTTAACCATGCGCTGTACATCATTGACCTTCTGTACCGTCTGCAAGTCCATTACTTTTACAGTGGGTGCTGTCTCTTCATTTTGAATAATGAAGTAAGCGCTCCCACCACTTTCAAAAGCAGTACCCGGGATCTCGTCCAGATAACCTTGCTGTTTCAGCTTCGACAGATCCACTCTGAATT contains:
- a CDS encoding tautomerase family protein — its product is MAQIKVFGIREQLNPMKVQLSTVIHSVLMDVLGLPENKKFQRYFPMDAEDFQYPPDRSEAYTIVEISMFEGRSMETKKDLIQQLYKQIHEKLLLSVQDLEITIFETPRAHWGIRGLPGDELELNYNVEV
- a CDS encoding DUF3939 domain-containing protein — translated: MNENKDRLFISSGRRYGIQGVRCLLFILMVAALSGCMYPSQGNDDPKIAYRESVNRIQSAVEAFQKDQGILPMINADMDTPKYEKFRVDLSKLKQQGYLDEIPGTAFESGGSAYFIIQNEETAPTVKVMDLQTVQKVNDVQRMVNQYKSVHNGKLPAGEELYTGLYAVDMKQAAQAGATEVTLNSVYSGQELPFIMDGEGKVYVDYAFDIMQAVEKSDRSPVEEDDVREYLLEHSYFVPVKSVSYTWQNNAPVAQDKP